One window of Cucurbita pepo subsp. pepo cultivar mu-cu-16 chromosome LG19, ASM280686v2, whole genome shotgun sequence genomic DNA carries:
- the LOC111781064 gene encoding UDP-glycosyltransferase 91A1-like produces the protein MAGDKNLHIVFFPWLAFGHMIPYLELCKLIAQKGHRVSFVSTPRNIDRLPKLPPHLSPFLRFVGIPLPQVENLPPCAEATTDVPFEQVQYLKKAYDGLKQPLAEFLRTSDADWVLCDFVSYWLGQEIGPSLGIKTALFSIFIPECLVFFGARSGDKRTKPEDFTVPPEWVPFPTTVAFRYFEVMKIFDSVAGNITGVSDLDRFKINVRYSDVVVVRACPEFNQDWIEVLGDICGKTVFPIGQLPTSEYDSGDENPAWQPIKQWLDQQPKGLVVYVAFGSEAKPNQHELTEIALGLEKSELPFFWVLRTRRGPSDPDPIELPDGFEEQTKGRGVVCTTWAPQLKILGHESVGGFLTHAGWSSVVEAIQSERSLILLTFLADQGINARVLEEKKMGYSVPRSEVDGSFTSDSVAESLNLVMVKDEGKIYRDRVKEMKDLFVNKERDDGLIDEFLGYLKMHRNNNKDSQGIEV, from the coding sequence ATGGCCGGCGATAAGAATCTCCACATAGTGTTCTTCCCATGGCTGGCTTTTGGCCATATGATTCCCTATCTCGAGCTCTGCAAACTCATAGCTCAAAAGGGTCACCGGGTCTCCTTCGTTTCCACTCCCAGAAACATCGACCGTCTCCCGAAACTCCCGCCCCATTTGTCTCCTTTTCTCCGCTTCGTCGGAATTCCTCTGCCTCAAGTCGAAAATCTGCCGCCGTGCGCAGAGGCCACCACCGATGTCCCTTTCGAACAAGTTCAGTATCTTAAAAAGGCCTACGACGGCCTAAAGCAACCCCTCGCCGAGTTTCTTCGAACTTCCGATGCCGATTGGGTCTTATGTGACTTTGTTTCCTATTGGTTGGGTCAAGAGATCGGACCCAGCCTTGGGATTAAGACTGCTCTGTTCAGTATTTTCATTCCCGAATGTCTGGTGTTTTTTGGAGCCAGATCCGGAGATAAACGGACTAAACCAGAGGACTTCACAGTTCCGCCGGAATGGGTTCCTTTTCCAACAACCGTCGCGTTTCGTTACTTTGAAGTCATGAAGATTTTCGACAGCGTTGCCGGTAACATTACCGGCGTGTCTGATTTAGATcgctttaaaattaatgttcgCTATAGCGATGTAGTGGTTGTGAGAGCTTGCCCTGAATTCAATCAGGACTGGATTGAAGTACTTGGAGATATATGCGGTAAAACCGTTTTCCCAATCGGTCAACTTCCGACGTCGGAGTATGATTCCGGTGACGAGAATCCAGCATGGCAGCCGATTAAACAATGGCTCGACCAACAACCCAAAGGGTTGGTGGTCTACGTGGCATTCGGAAGCGAGGCCAAGCCGAATCAACACGAACTTACCGAGATCGCGTTAGGGTTGGAGAAATCGGAGCTGCCGTTTTTCTGGGTGTTGAGGACCCGGCGTGGACCTAGCGATCCGGACCCAATCGAGTTACCTGATGGGTTCGAGGAACAAACCAAAGGGCGGGGCGTGGTGTGCACCACGTGGGCGCCGCAGTTGAAGATATTGGGACATGAGTCAGTGGGTGGGTTTTTGACGCACGCTGGGTGGAGCTCTGTTGTGGAAGCGATTCAGAGTGAAAGATCTCTGATATTACTGACGTTTTTGGCGGATCAAGGGATCAATGCAAGAGTattggaagagaagaagatgggtTACTCTGTTCCGAGGAGCGAAGTGGATGGATCATTTACAAGCGATTCGGTGGCGGAATCATTGAATTTGGTAATGGTGAAGGATGAAGGTAAGATTTACAGAGACAGAGTAAAAGAGATGAAGGATTTGTTCGTGAACAAAGAACGAGACGATGGGTTAATCGATGAGTTTCTGGGCTATCTGAAAATGCATAGAAACAACAACAAGGATTCACAGGGTATTGAAGTTTGA
- the LOC111782275 gene encoding UDP-glycosyltransferase 91A1-like gives MAADNNLHIVIFPWLAFGHMIPYLELCKLIAQKGHRVSFVSTPRNIDRLPKLPPHLSPFLRFVGIPLPQVENLPPNAEATTDVPYDVVQYLKKAYDDLKQPLADFLRTTDADWVLYDFASYWLGQEIGPSLGIKTAFFSIFTPECLGFFGPMSGDKRTKPEDFTVPPEWVPFPTTVAYRYFEIKKIFDSVAGNITGVSDLDRLKMSAHYSDLVAVRACPEFNQEWIEVLGDICGKTVFPIGQLPTSEYDSGDENPAWQRIKEWLDKQPKGLVVYVAFGSEAKPNQHELTEIALGLEKSELPFFWVLRTRRGPSDPDPIELPDGFEERTKGRGVVCTTWAPQLKILGHESVGGILTHAGWSSVVEAVQSEKGLILLTFLADQGTNARVLEEKKMGYSVPRSEVDGSFTSDSVAESLNLVVVKDEGKIYRDRIKEMKDLFVNKERNDGLIDEFLGYLKMHRNNNNDSQDIEV, from the coding sequence ATGGCCGCCGACAACAATCTCCACATAGTGATCTTCCCATGGCTCGCCTTCGGCCACATGATTCCCTATCTCGAGCTCTGCAAGCTCATAGCTCAAAAGGGTCACCGTGTCTCCTTCGTCTCCACTCCCAGAAACATCGACCGTCTCCCGAAGCTCCCGCCCCATTTGTCTCCTTTTCTCCGCTTCGTCGGAATTCCTCTGCCTCAAGTCGAAAATCTGCCGCCAAACGCGGAGGCCACCACCGATGTCCCTTACGACGTCGTTCAGTATCTTAAAAAGGCCTACGACGACCTGAAGCAACCCCTCGCTGACTTTCTTCGAACCACCGATGCGGATTGGGTCTTATATGACTTCGCTTCCTATTGGTTGGGTCAAGAGATCGGACCCAGCCTTGGGATTAAGACTGCTTTCTTCAGTATTTTCACTCCCGAATGTCTGGGATTTTTCGGACCCATGTCCGGAGATAAACGGACTAAACCAGAGGACTTCACAGTTCCGCCGGAATGGGTTCCTTTTCCAACAACCGTGGCGTATCGTTACTTCGAAATCAAGAAGATTTTCGACAGCGTTGCCGGTAACATCACCGGCGTTTCTGATCTAGATCGCTTAAAAATGAGTGCTCACTACAGCGATTTAGTGGCTGTGAGAGCTTGCCCTGAATTTAATCAGGAATGGATTGAAGTACTTGGAGATATATGCGGTAAAACCGTTTTCCCAATCGGTCAACTTCCGACGTCGGAGTATGATTCCGGTGACGAGAATCCAGCGTGGCAGAGGATTAAGGAATGGCTCGACAAACAACCCAAAGGGTTGGTGGTTTACGTGGCATTCGGAAGCGAGGCCAAGCCGAATCAACACGAACTTACCGAGATCGCGTTAGGATTGGAGAAATCGGAGCTGCCGTTTTTCTGGGTGTTGAGGACCCGGCGAGGACCTAGCGATCCGGACCCAATTGAGTTACCTGATGGGTTCGAGGAACGAACCAAAGGGCGGGGCGTGGTGTGCACCACGTGGGCGCCGCAGTTGAAGATATTGGGACATGAGTCAGTGGGTGGGATTTTGACGCACGCTGGGTGGAGCTCTGTTGTGGAAGCGGTTCAGAGTGAAAAGGGTCTGATATTACTGACATTTTTGGCGGATCAAGGAACCAACGCAAGAGTattggaagagaagaagatgggtTACTCTGTTCCGAGGAGCGAAGTGGATGGTTCATTTACGAGCGATTCGGTGGCGGAATCATTGAATTTGGTAGTGGTGAAGGATGAAGGTAAGATTTACAGAGAcagaataaaagaaatgaaagatttgttCGTGAACAAAGAACGAAACGATGGGTTAATCGATGAGTTTCTGGGCTATCTGAAAATGCATAGAAACAACAACAATGATTCACAGGACATTGAAGTTTGA